A stretch of DNA from Bradyrhizobium algeriense:
GGTAAACGTCGAAATAGGTGTTCGGCTCGATCGTGAGCGCCATGATGAAGTTTTTCGGGTCCTGATAATATCCGCCGAACCAGTTGGCGAAGGTCACCTGCCGGACCCCTTCGATCGCACGCACGCGATTGTAGTAGGCGATCGGCATCGGCTGGGTGAAGTTGATCTTGTTGACGGTGATCATCCGATCCGCGGCGGCGGCATCCTCGCCGGCCGTGAAGGCGCGATAGAATCCGGCGAGCACGCCGAAGATCATGAAGGCGATCAGGATCGACACGATCATCAGGCTGGCGCGCAATTTGCGGCGGAACAGGTTTTTCCGGATGAGGTCGAAGTCGTTCACGCGGCAAGCTCCCGTTCGACGAAGCGGCCCTTGTCGAGATGAAGCACGCGCTTGGCGTAGTTTGCCGCCGCGGGGTCATGCGTGACCATCACGATGGTCTTGCCGAGCTCGCCGTTGAGCAGTTGCAGGATCGAAAGGATCTCGTCGGCGGATTGCCGGTCGAGATCGCCGGTCGGTTCGTCGCACAGCAGCAGGTTCGGATCCGAGACGATGGCGCGCGCAATCGCCACGCGCTGCTGCTGGCCGCCCGACATTTCGCGCGGTCGGTGCTTGATGCGATCGGCAAGCCCGACCACGGAAAGCGCGGTGTGAACGCGCTCCGCGCGTTCCTTGCTGCGCAATCTGGTGAGCAGCAGCGGCAGTTCGACGTTCTGCGCCGCGGTCAGCATCGGCATCAGATTGTAAAACTGGAAGATGAAGCCGATATTGGCGGCCCGCCAGGCGGCGAGTTCACCCTCGGAGAGACCATCGATACGGTGGTCCGCAACCGCAATCTCGCCGGCGTCGGCGCGATCGATACCGCCCAGCAAATTGAGCAGCGTCGTCTTGCCCGAACCGGACGGCCCCATGACGGCAATGAAATCCCCTCGGGGGATCGCAAGATCAAGATGATCGAAGATCGAGATCGTTTCCTTGCCCTTGGTGAAACGCTTAGCTACGCCGGTAAGGCGAACCATCGGATGCTCGGCTGTCACGCTTGTCTCCTCCAGGGATTCCGGCTGGATGCTAGTTCGCGGCGGTGGTCTCAGTGGCGCCCTTTGTCTTGGCGTCGCCTAGGAAGTTCACCTTCACCGCCATGTCGGGCAGGATGCGCGGGTCTTTCTTTTCGAAGCGGATGCGAACCTTCACCGTGGCCTTCTCGCGGTTCGCGGTCGGCACGATTGCGATGACAGAGGCGGGAATTGTCCAGTCCGGATAGGCATCCAGCATCGCGTTCACGGCGCCGCCGGGAGCGACGCGGCCGATGAAGGCCTCGTTGACGTCGACTTCGATTTCGATCGAATCCATGTCGACGATGGTGCAGATGCCGGTGCGGGTGTAGCCGCCGACCGACATCGGTGAAATCATCTCGCCGGGCTGTGCGCTGCGGTCGATGACGACGCCGGCGAACGGCGCGCGGATTTGATGCTTGTCGAGCATCGAGGCGCTGCGCTTGGCGTCGATCCTGGCGGTCTCGAATTGCGACTGCGCCTGGCGCAATTGCGCGCTGAGCACGCCGACCCGGGCCTGTGCCTTGGTCAGGTCGGCCTCGGTCGCGAAATTCTTTTGCGACAGGGTTTGCACGCGCGACATAATCCGGGTCGCATCCTCCAGATCGGCGGTGATCGCGGCGACCGCGGCGTCGGCCGTCTCGACGCGGGAGCGGGCCAGCTCATAATCCCTTTCGGCAAGCACGCTATCGAGCCGGGCGACCACCTGACCGTCGGTCACGGTCATGCCTTCGTCGATGAAGACCTCGACCACCTTGCCGGTGATCTCGGCCGCAACGGTCGCCTTGCGGCGCGCCACCACATAGCCGGAAGCCGCCAGATTGCCGGCCGCCTTGCTATTCGGTGCAGGCGGCTGAGGTGTCTGTGGCTGCGCGGCGGACTGCTGTGCGATCTGTGGTGCGGTCTCCTTTGGCGGGTCCTGCCTGCGGAACTCGTAAGCGCCAAAGGCCGCGAATGCGACGACGCAGGCGACAATCGTAGCCGAGATCGGCAGCCAGCGGCTTTTCGGCCGCTCCACCTTGCTGGCGCTTCGATCGATGGTCAGCGATCTCAGCAATTTGCTCTTGTCGTCGGTCATCTTCATTTCCATCCGGCTGCTCGCTGCAACTTCCGCGCGGGCGGCATCATTTCTCGCGCTGGTGGTCTCGCTTACAGCCGGTTCACATGTCTCGCCATAGAAGGGGGCAGGCCTCAGGCTTCCCGTAAGGCAGCGACCCCAGCTCGGTCAAAATTCCCGTTGAGCTCTCGCGAGCGCCAGGCGGCGCCCGTTTTTCGACGAGGCGAATGACACGTATTTAAAGCCTAATGGTGACGGAGGCAATTCCCGGAACCAGCAAGAGTTGTATGCTCCGTGTTGCCAGTTGTGGCCATGAGCATGGAGTATCCTTCGTAAACGCCCGTCGATCCCCAAATGCGCTCAAAACTCGGCAAAATCTTGCGGCGGGAACCAGTCGTTGCAATTGGCAGTCGCCGGCGAAATGTCGCGTTCAGCCGATCTCGATCGCCACCTTCCCGAAATGCGCGCCACTCTCCATGTAGGAAAACGCCTGTTTCACCTGATCGAACGAAAAGGTCCTGTCGATCACGGGCTTCATGCGGCTTGCCGCGATGGCATCCGCCATCGCCTTGAGGTCCTCGACCGATCCGACGGTGACGCCCTGTAGCCGTTGCTGTTGCATGACCATCAATGGCAGCCGCGAGTCTGACGGCGGCGGGCCGGCGAGCACGCCGATGAAGGCGATCGTGCCGCCGATCCTGGTCGCCCTGATCGATTCGTTCAGCGTCCCGACCCCGCCCACCTCGACGACCAGGTCGACGCCGTGGCCGCTCCATTCGCGGGCTTTCTTTCCCCAGTCGGGTGTCGCCTTGTAGTTCAATGTAAAGTCTGCGCCGAGCTGCTTGAGACGTTCGATCTTGGCATCGCTGGACGAGGTTGCGATGACGCGCGCACCGCACATCTTCGCAAACTGAATGGCAAACAGGGATACCCCGCCGGTGCCTTGTGTCAGAACGGTCTGGCCGGGTTTCAAGCCGCCGAGCTTGACGACCGCGCTCCATGCCGTGACCCCGGCGCAGGGAAGTGCTGCGGCTTCGATGTCGCTGAGGTGCTCCGGCGTTCGGACCAGCGCGTGCTTCGGAAATATCCGATATTCGGTGAGGACGCCGTCCACCGAGCCGCCGAGGGCTGCGCGCATCTTTGCTTCGCTCGGTTCGCCGCCGATCCAGCTTTCGAAGAAACTGCCGATGACGCGGTCGCCGGCTGCGAATTCCCGCACGCCCGGGCCGACCCGCTCGATTACGCCCGCGCCGTCCGAAACCGGCACGAGTGGAAATTTCTGACGCGAACCGTAACCGCCCTTGACGGTGAGAAGATCGCGATAGTTCAGCGTTGCCGCCTTGAGCCGAACCAGCACCTCGCCCTCACCGGGCTCCGGCACGGGCTTGTCGACGAGGGCAAGTCCATCGATTCCGCTCGGTCCCTGTAGCTCGTAGCACTTCAACGGGGTTCTCCTTCGGCGCAGCCGGGTAAGCGCAATATAGCCGGAAATGTTCCGGTTGCGCCAAGCCTATGAATCAGAATCGCGCGGCCAGCTCGGCCAGCCGCCGATGTGCGCCTTCGCGTGCGGTGCGGATCGGTTCGAGCGGCCCGGTGGTCGGTCCGATCGGCACGAAACGCACGTCGCTGACACCGATGAAGCGCAGCGCCTCGCGCAGATAAGGGGTCGCCATATCGATGCGGCCGCGATTCATGCCGGTGATGAAATCGCTGCCGCTCGCCAGGATCACGATTGTCGGCCTGTTCTTGAACAGCGGCAGGTACCCTTGCGCCGGATCGTAGCGGAACGCCAGCCCGGGCTGTGTGATGACGTCGATCCATTGTTTCAGCTTGTAGGGAATACCAAAATTCCACATCGGCGTCGAAATCAGCACGCGGTCGGCGAGCGCGAACCGGAGCGCGATGCGCTCGGTGACCGCAAACGCATCGCGCTGCGAATCCGTGAACGCCCGCCCGCCGATACGGGCATATTTAGCCTCCAGTACATAACCCTCGAATTCCGGCATGTGATCCCGCCACAGGTTCATCACGTCGATGTCCCAGTCCGGCCGTGCCTCGCGGAAACGATCGATGAAGACGCGCGCGCCGGCGGAGGATTCCGAGTCTGCGCGCGGCGAGCAGCTCAGGTGAAAGAGTTTTGGCATGGCCGCGCTCTGTTCATCCCAATCCCCTGATGACCGCATCGGCGTTGGTGACGACGGCAACGTTCTGCATCGCAAAATTGATGGAGGCGTTGTGCCAGTCGGCGTTCATGGTCGAGCAGCAGTCTTCAGGGACGATCATGAA
This window harbors:
- a CDS encoding ABC transporter ATP-binding protein; translation: MVRLTGVAKRFTKGKETISIFDHLDLAIPRGDFIAVMGPSGSGKTTLLNLLGGIDRADAGEIAVADHRIDGLSEGELAAWRAANIGFIFQFYNLMPMLTAAQNVELPLLLTRLRSKERAERVHTALSVVGLADRIKHRPREMSGGQQQRVAIARAIVSDPNLLLCDEPTGDLDRQSADEILSILQLLNGELGKTIVMVTHDPAAANYAKRVLHLDKGRFVERELAA
- a CDS encoding FMN-dependent NADH-azoreductase, which encodes MPKLFHLSCSPRADSESSAGARVFIDRFREARPDWDIDVMNLWRDHMPEFEGYVLEAKYARIGGRAFTDSQRDAFAVTERIALRFALADRVLISTPMWNFGIPYKLKQWIDVITQPGLAFRYDPAQGYLPLFKNRPTIVILASGSDFITGMNRGRIDMATPYLREALRFIGVSDVRFVPIGPTTGPLEPIRTAREGAHRRLAELAARF
- a CDS encoding efflux RND transporter periplasmic adaptor subunit, translating into MTDDKSKLLRSLTIDRSASKVERPKSRWLPISATIVACVVAFAAFGAYEFRRQDPPKETAPQIAQQSAAQPQTPQPPAPNSKAAGNLAASGYVVARRKATVAAEITGKVVEVFIDEGMTVTDGQVVARLDSVLAERDYELARSRVETADAAVAAITADLEDATRIMSRVQTLSQKNFATEADLTKAQARVGVLSAQLRQAQSQFETARIDAKRSASMLDKHQIRAPFAGVVIDRSAQPGEMISPMSVGGYTRTGICTIVDMDSIEIEVDVNEAFIGRVAPGGAVNAMLDAYPDWTIPASVIAIVPTANREKATVKVRIRFEKKDPRILPDMAVKVNFLGDAKTKGATETTAAN
- a CDS encoding NAD(P)-dependent alcohol dehydrogenase, which translates into the protein MKCYELQGPSGIDGLALVDKPVPEPGEGEVLVRLKAATLNYRDLLTVKGGYGSRQKFPLVPVSDGAGVIERVGPGVREFAAGDRVIGSFFESWIGGEPSEAKMRAALGGSVDGVLTEYRIFPKHALVRTPEHLSDIEAAALPCAGVTAWSAVVKLGGLKPGQTVLTQGTGGVSLFAIQFAKMCGARVIATSSSDAKIERLKQLGADFTLNYKATPDWGKKAREWSGHGVDLVVEVGGVGTLNESIRATRIGGTIAFIGVLAGPPPSDSRLPLMVMQQQRLQGVTVGSVEDLKAMADAIAASRMKPVIDRTFSFDQVKQAFSYMESGAHFGKVAIEIG